A part of Saimiri boliviensis isolate mSaiBol1 chromosome 11, mSaiBol1.pri, whole genome shotgun sequence genomic DNA contains:
- the SLC30A2 gene encoding proton-coupled zinc antiporter SLC30A2, giving the protein MEATEKQHLLDARPAVRTYTGSLWQDGAGWIPLPRPGLDLQAIELAVENNHYCHAQKGLSSDCDPKKGQARRQLYVASAICLVFMIGEVIGGYLAHSLAVMTDAAHLLTDFASMLISLFSLWMSSRPATKTMNFGWQRAEILGALLSVLSIWVVTGVLVYLAVERLISGNYEINGGTMLITSGCAVAVNIIMGLTLHQSGHGHSHNTSQQQENPSVRAAFIHVIGDFLQSMGVLVAAYILYFKPEYKYVDPICTFLFSILVLGTTLTILRDVIVVLMEGTPKGVDFTAVRDLLLSVEGVEALHSLHIWALTVAQPVLSVHIAIAQNTDAQAVLKTASSRLQGKFHFHTVTIQIEDYSEDMKDCQACQGPSD; this is encoded by the exons ATGGAGGCCACGGAGAAGCAGCACCTGTTGGACGCCAGGCCCGCAGTCCG GACATACACGGGATCTCTGTGGCAGGACGGGGCTGGCTGGATCCCTCTGCCCCGACCTGGTCTGGACTTGCAGGCCATTGAGCTGGCTGTAGAGAACAATCATTACTGCCATGCTCAGAAGGGTCTTAGCAGTGACTGTGACCCCAAGAAGGGGCAGGCCCGGCGCCAGCTCTATGTAGCCTCTGCCATCTGCCTGGTGTTCATGATTGGAGAAGTCATAG gtgGGTACCTGGCACACAGCTTGGCTGTCATGACTGACGCAGCGCACCTGCTCACTGACTTTGCCAGCATGCTCATCAGCCTCTTCTCCCTCTGGATGTCCTCCCGGCCAGCCACCAAGACCATGAACTTTGGCTGGCAGAGAGCTG AGATCCTGGGAGCCCTGCTCTCTGTGCTGTCCATCTGGGTGGTGACCGGGGTACTGGTGTACCTGGCTGTGGAGCGGCTGATCTCTGGGAACTATGAGATTAACGGGGGGACCATGCTGATCACGTCGGGCTGCGCTGTGGCTGTGAACATCAT AATGGGGTTGACCCTTCATCAGTCTGGCCACGGGCACAGCCACAACACCAGCCAGCAGCAAGAGAATCCCAGCGTCCGAGCTGCCTTCATCCATGTGATCGGGGACTTTCTGCAGAGCATGGGAGTCCTAGTAGCAGCTTATATTTTGTACTTCAAG CCAGAATACAAGTATGTAGACCCCATCTGCACCTTCCTCTTCTCCATCCTGGTCCTGGGGACAACCTTGACCATCCTGAGAGATGTGATCGTGGTGTTGATGGAAG GGACCCCCAAGGGCGTGGACTTCACAGCTGTGCGTGATCTGCTGCTGTCGGTGGAGGGGGTGGAAGCCCTGCACAGCCTGCATATCTGGGCCCTGACCGTGGCCCAGCCTGTTCTGTCTGTCCACATCGCCATTG CTCAGAATACAGATGCCCAGGCCGTGCTGAAAACAGCCAGCAGCCGCCTCCAGGGGAAGTTCCACTTCCACACCGTGACCATCCAGATCGAGGACTACTCGGAGGACATGAAGGACTGTCAGGCATGCCAGGGCCCCTCGGACTGA